In Megalobrama amblycephala isolate DHTTF-2021 linkage group LG10, ASM1881202v1, whole genome shotgun sequence, one DNA window encodes the following:
- the LOC125276531 gene encoding transmembrane protein 121 — translation MVPPPPTNKPHVCLSTIIIMSSMALMDAYLVEQNHGPRKIGICIMVTVGDLCFLIVLRYVAVWVGAEVRTAKRGYAMILWFLYIFVLEIKVYFVYQNYKADRKSLDALARKALTLLLSICIPVLFVILVAIDHMEYVKAFKKKEEIRNRLFWVVVDLLDVLDIQANLWEPQKKGLPLWAEGLMFFYCYILLLVLPCVSLSEISMQGINISPHKMMLYPILSLVTINIVTLFIRGGNMLLYKDNRVSGILMAKNILAIVLKTCSFVQYRKQLQSAPPGFGMELQKNSVPSGRSVQTPPQVTLQEQTPLPEVTTCEHT, via the coding sequence ATGGTGCCGCCCCCTCCCACCAACAAGCCACACGTTTGCTTgtccaccatcatcatcatgagCAGCATGGCACTGATGGACGCCTACCTCGTCGAGCAGAATCACGGCCCGCGAAAGATCGGCATCTGCATCATGGTGACCGTCGGCGACCTCTGTTTCCTCATCGTGCTGCGATACGTCGCGGTGTGGGTGGGGGCTGAGGTGAGGACGGCAAAACGAGGCTACGCCATGATACTTTGGTTCCTTTACATTTTCGTCTTGGAGATTAAGGTGTATTTTGTTTACCAGAACTACAAGGCTGACCGTAAAAGCCTGGACGCCTTGGCTCGGAAAGCTCTGACGCTCCTGCTGTCCATCTGTATTCCCGTGTTGTTCGTAATCCTGGTCGCTATCGACCACATGGAGTACGTGAAGGCTTTCAAGAAGAAGGAGGAGATCAGAAACCGTTTGTTCTGGGTGGTGGTGGATCTGTTGGACGTTTTGGACATCCAGGCCAACCTGTGGGAGCCGCAAAAGAAAGGGCTTCCTCTTTGGGCGGAGGGACTGATGTTTTTCTACTGTTATATTCTTCTTTTAGTGCTGCCCTGCGTGTCTCTGAGTGAGATCAGCATGCAAGGCATCAACATCAGTCCTCACAAGATGATGCTCTACCCCATTCTGAGTTTGGTCACTATTAACATCGTCACTCTCTTCATCCGTGGAGGGAATATGCTCCTCTATAAGGACAACAGAGTGTCTGGGATACTCATGGCCAAGAACATCCTAGCCATCGTTCTGAAGACGTGCAGCTTTGTGCAGTACAGGAAACAGTTGCAGAGCGCCCCCCCTGGGTTTGGAATGGAATTACAGAAGAACTCTGTGCCGTCCGGTCGATCTGTACAGACGCCTCCTCAGGTAACGCTACAGGAGCAAACGCCGCTGCCAGAGGTCACCACGTGTGAACATACGTGA